A section of the Streptomyces sp. Je 1-369 genome encodes:
- a CDS encoding Fpg/Nei family DNA glycosylase: MPEGHTIHRLAQDHLARFAGRPATVRSPQGKFSDSAALLSGQVMETAEAHGKHLFLGFADTGWIHIHLGLFGKYTLGETPAPPPTDTVRLRLLNDAYHSDLRGPTTCALITDEEKQAIHDRLGPDPLRPADAPENDPAKAYRRISRSRTTIAALLMDQKVIAGVGNVYRAEVLFRHGIDPYTAGKDVTEAQWTAIWADLVDLMHEGVRLNRIDTVRPEHTPEAMGRPPRVDDHGGEVYVYRRANQPCHLCGGDIRTADLAARNLFWCPTCQRPA; encoded by the coding sequence GTGCCTGAGGGGCACACTATCCACCGGCTCGCTCAGGACCACCTCGCACGGTTCGCCGGACGCCCCGCGACCGTACGCAGCCCGCAGGGCAAGTTCAGTGACAGCGCCGCCCTCCTGAGCGGCCAGGTGATGGAGACCGCCGAGGCGCACGGCAAGCACCTCTTCCTCGGCTTCGCCGACACCGGATGGATCCACATCCACCTCGGCCTCTTCGGCAAGTACACGCTGGGGGAGACCCCCGCCCCGCCGCCCACGGACACCGTCCGCCTCCGGCTCCTGAACGACGCGTACCACTCCGACCTCCGCGGCCCCACCACCTGCGCCCTCATCACGGACGAGGAGAAGCAGGCGATACACGACCGGCTCGGCCCGGACCCGCTGCGCCCCGCGGACGCCCCGGAGAACGACCCGGCGAAGGCCTATCGCCGCATCTCCCGCAGCCGCACCACGATCGCCGCGCTCCTCATGGACCAGAAGGTCATCGCGGGCGTCGGCAACGTCTACCGCGCGGAGGTCCTCTTCCGGCACGGCATCGACCCGTACACGGCGGGCAAGGACGTCACCGAGGCGCAGTGGACCGCGATCTGGGCGGACCTCGTCGACCTGATGCACGAGGGCGTACGCCTCAACCGCATCGACACCGTCAGGCCCGAGCACACCCCGGAGGCGATGGGACGCCCGCCGCGCGTCGACGACCACGGCGGCGAGGTCTACGTCTACCGGCGGGCGAACCAGCCCTGTCACCTCTGCGGCGGCGACATCCGCACGGCGGACCTGGCGGCCCGCAACCTCTTCTGGTGCCCCACGTGCCAACGCCCCGCTTGA
- a CDS encoding ribose-5-phosphate isomerase, which translates to MRVYLGSDHAGYELKNHLVEWLKGHGHEPVDCGPHIYDAQDDYPPFCLRAAERTAADPEALGIVIGGSGNGEQIAANKVKGVRAALAWSEQTAALGREHNDANVISIGGRMHTQEEATKFVEIFLATPYSGEERHTRRIEMLSRYETSGELPPIPAGHPQQ; encoded by the coding sequence ATGCGCGTGTACCTCGGCTCGGATCATGCCGGCTACGAACTCAAGAACCACTTGGTCGAATGGCTCAAGGGCCACGGCCATGAGCCCGTCGACTGCGGGCCCCACATCTATGACGCCCAGGACGACTACCCGCCGTTCTGCCTGCGCGCCGCGGAGCGGACCGCCGCGGACCCGGAGGCCCTCGGCATCGTCATCGGCGGCTCCGGCAACGGCGAGCAGATCGCCGCGAACAAGGTGAAGGGCGTACGGGCGGCCCTGGCCTGGAGCGAGCAGACGGCGGCGCTCGGCCGTGAGCACAACGACGCCAACGTCATCTCGATCGGCGGCCGCATGCACACGCAGGAGGAGGCGACGAAGTTCGTCGAGATCTTCCTGGCGACGCCGTACTCGGGTGAGGAGCGTCACACGCGCCGCATCGAGATGCTGTCGCGGTACGAGACGTCGGGCGAGCTTCCCCCCATCCCCGCCGGGCACCCTCAGCAGTAG
- a CDS encoding amino acid permease, translating to MTSQPSLAKADSTPNPPGDPRSGDSGDTGDGLKAGLKNRHLSMIAIGGVIGAGLFVGSSSGIAAAGPAILVSYALVGTMVVLVMRMLGEMAAARPASGSFSTYADQALGRWAGFSIGWLYWFFWVVVLAVEATAGAVILNGWIPAVPQWGWALIVMVVLTATNLVSVGSYGEFEFWFAGIKVVAIGGFVVIGLLAVFGVLPGSDNPGAGFAHLTDAGGFMPKGAGAILTGVLMVVFSFMGSEIVTLAAGESEDPQRAVTKATNSVIWRIGVFYLGSIFVVITLLPWNDKSITKDGSYVAALNSIGIPHAGQVMNVIVLTAVLSCLNSGLYTASRMAFSLGQRGDAPKAFARTNTRGVPQAAILGSVVFGFVAVWFNYQWKDTVFDFLLNSSGAVALFVWLIISFTQLRMRGIILREEPEKLVVKMWLFPYLTWVTIAMISFVLVYMLTDETGRKQVLLSLLAAAFVVVFSLVREKIRPRNPDGIPVESRKS from the coding sequence ATGACCTCGCAACCCTCCCTTGCGAAGGCAGACAGCACCCCCAATCCCCCTGGGGATCCGCGGTCTGGCGACAGTGGTGACACCGGCGACGGCCTGAAAGCGGGTCTCAAGAACCGCCACCTCTCCATGATCGCCATCGGCGGCGTGATCGGTGCCGGTCTCTTCGTCGGATCGAGCTCCGGCATCGCCGCCGCGGGGCCCGCGATCCTCGTCTCGTACGCCCTCGTCGGCACGATGGTCGTCCTCGTGATGCGGATGCTCGGCGAGATGGCCGCCGCACGGCCCGCGTCCGGCTCCTTCTCCACCTATGCGGACCAGGCGCTCGGCCGCTGGGCCGGCTTCTCCATCGGCTGGCTCTACTGGTTCTTCTGGGTCGTCGTGCTCGCCGTGGAGGCCACCGCGGGCGCCGTGATCCTCAACGGCTGGATACCCGCCGTCCCGCAGTGGGGCTGGGCGCTCATCGTGATGGTCGTACTCACCGCGACGAACCTCGTCTCGGTGGGCTCCTACGGCGAGTTCGAGTTCTGGTTCGCCGGGATCAAGGTCGTCGCCATCGGCGGCTTCGTGGTCATCGGCCTGCTCGCCGTCTTCGGCGTGCTGCCCGGCTCCGACAACCCGGGCGCCGGATTCGCGCACCTCACCGACGCGGGCGGCTTCATGCCCAAGGGCGCGGGCGCCATCCTCACCGGTGTGCTGATGGTCGTCTTCTCCTTCATGGGCAGCGAGATCGTCACGCTGGCCGCCGGTGAGTCCGAGGACCCGCAGCGCGCCGTCACCAAGGCGACCAACAGCGTGATCTGGCGCATCGGCGTCTTCTACCTGGGCTCGATCTTCGTCGTCATCACCCTCCTCCCGTGGAACGACAAGTCGATCACCAAGGACGGCAGTTACGTCGCCGCGCTCAACTCGATCGGCATCCCGCACGCCGGTCAGGTCATGAACGTCATCGTCCTCACCGCCGTGCTCTCCTGCCTCAACTCCGGGCTCTACACCGCCTCCCGCATGGCCTTCTCCCTCGGTCAGCGCGGCGACGCGCCCAAGGCGTTCGCGCGCACCAACACGCGGGGCGTCCCGCAGGCCGCGATCCTCGGCTCCGTCGTCTTCGGTTTCGTCGCCGTCTGGTTCAACTACCAGTGGAAGGACACCGTCTTCGACTTCCTGCTCAACTCCTCGGGCGCGGTGGCCCTCTTCGTGTGGCTGATCATCAGTTTCACGCAGCTGCGGATGCGCGGCATCATCCTGCGCGAGGAGCCGGAGAAGCTCGTCGTGAAGATGTGGCTCTTCCCGTACCTGACGTGGGTCACGATCGCGATGATCTCGTTCGTCCTCGTCTACATGCTGACCGACGAGACCGGCCGCAAGCAGGTACTGCTCTCGCTCCTGGCCGCCGCCTTCGTGGTCGTCTTCTCGCTCGTACGGGAGAAGATCCGGCCCCGGAACCCGGACGGAATTCCGGTGGAGTCTCGGAAGAGTTGA